The following coding sequences are from one Arthrobacter sp. PvP023 window:
- a CDS encoding type ISP restriction/modification enzyme, which yields MATTFDVLLDSYRDLADSERMKGNYFEQLVGRYLEKDGVQAPQYRNVWLWRDWPARAGKKDNGIDLVGERQDGGFTAIQCKFYAEGHRIQKQDIDSFISASGKAPFTHRLIVDTTGRDWSGNAEEMLDNQHLPIQRIGLTDFRNSNIDWATYELTDPSKAPRLHEKKQLRTHQHEAVNAALKGFETRHRGKLIMACGTGKTFTALKIAERVAEQEGHARILFLVPSLALMSQSLKEWSDETTQTMHAYAVCSDTKVGRQKNSDFTDVAIHDLQIPATTDGSTLLEAMGARELDEGMTVVFSTYQSIEAVSQAQKAGLPDFDLIICDEAHRTTGATLAGTEDSHFVKVHRNDVVAGTKRLYMTATPRLFNDDTKNKALERDAILCSMDDETMYGPVFYRIGFGEAVTKKLLTDYKVLVLGVEQSQVVSSFQDQLADSDMELQIDDVAKLIGCWNGLAKRRSGTHETSFGNDLAPMKRAVAFNRDIKSSKLVESEFPDLVRVHLANLDNDDPTDDLKVEVKHVDGGFNAITRAERLDWLKEDLDGPEDQPVCRILTNARCLTEGVDVPSLDAVLFLNPRNSMVDVIQAVGRVMRIAKGKQFGYIILPIAIPEGMSTSEALRDNNRYKVVWQVLQALRAHDERMDAAINQIELNAKAPESILVDTVDLSPKKKTRTNVGGNAGGGGAAGGGRDNDGEDEQTYVQPALQFPVGEWKDSVYAKIVDKCGNRMYWEDWSKDIADIASKHITLINALLTEAQPEHRKAFDDFIQGLQENLNPEIDQAQAVEMLAQHLVTKPVFDAMFTDSNFTDHNPVSVAMQNILNQLDDHSAFEKERAGLEKFYDSVRARVESIDNAAAKQKIILELYDNFFRNAFPRVADRLGIVFTPVPVVDYILRSADAALRLEFGKSLSDEGVSILEPFVGTGTFVTRLLQSGLIKPRDLHRKYTQEMFANEIVLLSYYIAAINIETVFAEESTKNGLKHGYVPFDGIALTDTFQLNETDGAFDSVVFPENSERVKRQKTQNIRVIVMNPPYSAGQTNANDNNQNQKYPLLDASIADSYAKLSTGSNKNSLYDSYIRGIRWASNRIKEDGVIAFVSNGSFIDGNTADGIRKTFVNEFSRIFVYNLRGNQRTSGEQSRREGGKIFGSGSRTQVAICILIKKTSSVGPADIQYRDIGDYLTRDQKLDILEIEQSLEGTDWETIVPNDHGDWINHRDENYDKYQPLGDKATKGKSNTDGIFENYSRGLATSRDAWCYNFSRKALESNMRRMIANYEAQRLAGGPVDNDPTKIAWGGGLADDLKRGLKHEFYLASVRHGLYRPFCRQAVYFHQSMNERTYQLPTMFPTEGLPNIALFMSSPGASKQFSPMIVDSIPNLHLIHTGQAFSLYTYEPASEDQVDLFTDAEAIVDGYRRKDNITDATLAAYRGFYEDPQVAKEDIFYYVYGLLHSPAYRENYKADLMKMLPRVPKATDFWGFSKAGRQLADLHLNYESVEPYGLDETRTVAEPGSLLEQYEFYRVTKLSFGARKDRSKIIYNGHITLSGIPENALNYQVNGKSALEWILDRYQVTTHKDSQITNDPNDYCREIGNPRYIVELIKRIVTVSVETVMIVANLPALEIVE from the coding sequence TTGGCAACGACGTTCGATGTACTGCTCGATTCGTACCGTGACCTCGCGGACTCCGAGCGGATGAAGGGGAACTACTTCGAGCAGCTCGTTGGCCGGTACTTGGAGAAGGACGGCGTCCAGGCCCCGCAGTACCGGAACGTGTGGTTGTGGAGGGACTGGCCGGCCCGTGCAGGTAAGAAGGACAACGGCATCGACCTGGTGGGCGAGCGTCAGGATGGTGGCTTCACCGCGATCCAGTGCAAGTTCTACGCCGAGGGCCATCGGATTCAGAAGCAAGACATTGATTCATTCATCTCCGCGTCCGGAAAGGCGCCGTTCACACACCGGCTCATCGTCGACACGACCGGCCGGGACTGGTCAGGCAATGCGGAGGAGATGCTGGACAATCAACACCTCCCTATCCAGCGCATCGGACTGACCGACTTCCGGAATTCCAATATCGACTGGGCTACCTACGAACTGACCGATCCTTCAAAGGCTCCCCGGCTTCATGAGAAGAAGCAGCTGCGCACGCACCAGCACGAAGCGGTCAACGCCGCGTTGAAGGGCTTTGAAACCCGCCACCGGGGCAAACTGATCATGGCCTGCGGCACCGGCAAGACCTTCACCGCCCTGAAGATCGCCGAACGGGTCGCTGAGCAGGAAGGCCACGCCCGGATCCTGTTCCTCGTCCCCTCCTTGGCGTTGATGTCCCAGTCGCTTAAGGAGTGGTCGGACGAGACCACGCAGACGATGCACGCCTACGCAGTCTGCTCCGACACGAAGGTCGGTCGGCAGAAGAATTCGGACTTCACCGATGTGGCCATCCACGACCTGCAGATCCCGGCCACCACAGACGGATCCACGCTGCTGGAAGCGATGGGCGCCCGCGAGTTGGACGAGGGAATGACGGTGGTTTTTTCCACCTATCAGTCCATCGAGGCAGTGTCGCAGGCACAGAAAGCCGGCCTGCCGGACTTCGACCTGATCATCTGCGACGAAGCCCACCGCACCACCGGTGCCACTCTGGCCGGCACCGAGGATTCCCACTTCGTGAAAGTTCACCGCAACGACGTCGTCGCCGGCACCAAGCGCCTCTACATGACGGCCACCCCGCGGCTATTCAACGACGACACCAAGAACAAGGCGCTCGAGCGGGACGCGATCCTGTGTTCCATGGACGATGAGACCATGTACGGGCCGGTGTTCTACCGGATCGGCTTCGGCGAAGCCGTGACGAAAAAACTATTGACTGATTACAAGGTCCTGGTCCTCGGAGTGGAACAAAGCCAGGTTGTCTCCAGCTTCCAGGACCAGCTGGCGGATTCAGATATGGAACTGCAGATCGACGACGTCGCCAAGCTCATCGGCTGCTGGAACGGACTCGCCAAGCGCCGCTCCGGCACTCACGAGACGTCCTTCGGCAACGACCTGGCGCCGATGAAACGGGCGGTGGCGTTCAACCGGGACATCAAATCCTCCAAGCTTGTCGAGTCTGAATTCCCGGATCTGGTCCGGGTGCACCTGGCCAACCTGGACAACGATGACCCCACCGATGACCTGAAGGTCGAGGTCAAGCACGTGGACGGCGGCTTCAACGCCATCACCCGAGCTGAACGGCTCGACTGGCTCAAGGAAGACCTCGACGGCCCCGAAGATCAGCCCGTCTGCAGGATCCTGACCAACGCCCGCTGCCTCACCGAGGGCGTGGACGTCCCGTCCCTGGACGCGGTCTTGTTCCTGAACCCGCGCAATTCCATGGTCGACGTCATCCAGGCCGTCGGCCGGGTGATGCGTATCGCCAAGGGAAAGCAGTTCGGCTACATCATCCTGCCCATCGCTATCCCCGAAGGCATGTCTACCTCCGAGGCGCTGCGGGACAACAACCGCTACAAGGTCGTATGGCAGGTCCTGCAGGCTCTCCGGGCCCACGATGAACGCATGGACGCCGCGATCAACCAGATCGAGCTCAACGCCAAGGCGCCTGAATCCATCCTTGTCGACACCGTGGACCTGTCACCGAAAAAGAAGACCCGGACGAACGTGGGCGGTAATGCCGGCGGCGGGGGAGCCGCGGGTGGCGGTAGAGACAACGATGGCGAGGATGAACAGACTTATGTGCAGCCGGCGCTGCAGTTCCCGGTGGGGGAGTGGAAGGATTCTGTCTACGCGAAGATCGTCGACAAGTGCGGCAACCGCATGTACTGGGAAGACTGGTCCAAAGACATAGCAGACATTGCAAGCAAACACATCACACTCATCAACGCCCTGCTGACGGAGGCGCAACCGGAACACCGCAAAGCCTTTGACGACTTCATCCAGGGCCTGCAGGAGAACCTGAATCCGGAGATTGACCAGGCCCAGGCCGTAGAAATGCTCGCCCAACACCTCGTCACCAAGCCCGTCTTCGACGCCATGTTCACGGATTCCAACTTCACCGATCACAACCCCGTCTCGGTGGCGATGCAGAACATCCTGAACCAGCTGGATGACCACTCTGCATTCGAGAAGGAACGCGCCGGGCTCGAGAAGTTCTACGACTCCGTCCGCGCCCGGGTGGAGTCCATCGACAACGCCGCCGCCAAACAGAAGATCATCCTGGAGCTGTACGACAACTTCTTCCGCAACGCCTTCCCCCGCGTCGCGGACCGCCTCGGCATCGTCTTCACACCGGTTCCGGTGGTGGACTACATCCTGCGATCCGCGGATGCAGCCCTGCGACTCGAGTTCGGCAAATCCCTCTCGGACGAGGGCGTCTCCATCCTCGAACCCTTTGTCGGCACCGGCACCTTCGTGACGCGGCTTCTCCAGTCCGGGTTGATCAAGCCTAGGGACCTGCACCGCAAGTACACCCAGGAGATGTTCGCAAATGAGATCGTCCTCCTCAGCTACTACATCGCCGCCATTAACATCGAAACAGTCTTCGCCGAAGAATCTACGAAGAATGGCCTCAAGCACGGTTACGTGCCGTTCGACGGCATCGCACTGACCGACACCTTCCAACTCAATGAGACCGACGGCGCCTTCGACTCCGTTGTCTTTCCGGAAAACTCCGAGCGAGTCAAACGGCAGAAGACCCAAAACATCCGCGTCATCGTGATGAATCCGCCGTATTCGGCCGGGCAGACCAACGCCAACGACAACAATCAGAACCAGAAATATCCGCTGCTGGATGCGTCCATCGCCGACAGCTACGCGAAGCTCTCGACAGGGAGCAACAAAAATAGTCTCTATGATTCCTACATCCGCGGAATCCGTTGGGCATCCAATCGGATCAAAGAAGATGGCGTGATTGCCTTCGTATCCAACGGAAGTTTTATCGACGGCAATACGGCGGACGGCATCCGCAAAACATTCGTCAACGAGTTCAGTCGCATCTTCGTCTACAACCTTCGGGGAAATCAGAGGACGTCGGGAGAACAATCCCGAAGGGAGGGGGGCAAAATATTCGGGAGCGGATCGCGCACCCAAGTAGCCATCTGTATCCTCATAAAGAAAACCTCCAGCGTCGGGCCAGCCGATATCCAGTACCGGGACATCGGTGACTATCTCACGCGCGATCAGAAACTCGATATCCTTGAGATAGAGCAATCGCTTGAAGGCACTGACTGGGAGACGATCGTTCCAAACGATCACGGTGACTGGATTAACCATCGGGATGAGAACTACGACAAGTACCAGCCGCTCGGAGACAAAGCGACAAAGGGCAAATCAAACACCGACGGTATTTTTGAGAACTATTCTCGCGGTTTGGCTACCAGCCGCGATGCTTGGTGCTACAACTTCTCCCGCAAAGCTCTGGAATCGAACATGCGGCGCATGATCGCGAACTACGAGGCGCAGCGTCTAGCCGGAGGGCCCGTCGACAATGACCCCACCAAGATTGCGTGGGGCGGAGGCCTAGCCGATGACCTTAAACGCGGGCTAAAGCACGAATTTTACTTAGCCAGTGTTCGTCATGGGTTGTATCGACCCTTTTGCCGTCAGGCTGTGTACTTTCACCAGTCTATGAATGAACGCACCTATCAATTGCCGACAATGTTCCCGACCGAAGGGCTGCCGAATATTGCCTTGTTCATGAGCAGCCCGGGCGCCTCCAAACAGTTCTCACCCATGATTGTGGATTCAATCCCCAACCTGCATTTGATCCACACTGGTCAGGCCTTCAGCCTGTACACGTACGAGCCGGCTTCCGAGGACCAAGTGGACCTGTTTACTGATGCTGAGGCAATCGTCGATGGCTACCGGCGCAAAGACAACATCACCGACGCAACGCTCGCCGCCTATCGCGGCTTCTACGAAGACCCGCAGGTGGCCAAGGAAGATATCTTTTATTACGTCTACGGCCTACTGCACAGCCCTGCATACAGGGAGAATTACAAAGCAGACCTCATGAAGATGCTTCCTCGAGTACCCAAGGCCACGGACTTCTGGGGCTTCAGCAAGGCGGGCCGACAATTGGCGGATCTTCATCTCAATTACGAATCAGTTGAACCGTATGGCTTGGACGAGACTCGAACGGTGGCTGAGCCTGGATCGTTGCTGGAGCAGTATGAATTCTATCGGGTGACGAAACTTTCCTTTGGAGCACGCAAGGACCGCTCCAAAATCATCTACAACGGGCACATTACGCTGTCCGGCATCCCCGAGAATGCTCTCAACTACCAAGTCAATGGAAAATCTGCACTTGAGTGGATACTGGACCGCTACCAGGTGACCACACACAAGGACTCACAAATTACGAACGACCCCAACGACTACTGCCGTGAAATCGGCAATCCCCGCTATATCGTGGAGCTCATCAAACGCATCGTCACCGTTTCGGTGGAGACCGTCATGATTGTCGCTAACCTGCCCGCCCTAGAGATCGTTGAGTAG
- a CDS encoding acyltransferase family protein, with the protein MAHQVAATARRAGWRTELATTATRKDIQALRAIAVSLVVFNHLWAGRMPGGYVGVDVFFVISGYLITQHLGRELNSSGSIRLGAFYARRAKRLLPASLLVATVSLVGAWLFLPFSRWAVIVQETFASVLYFENWALAAKSIDYSAHNDAASTVQHFWSLSVEEQFYLFWPLLLLGLFALAGKLQLHTRRIIISGLALVSLLALIFCIYCTFTNRSQAYFVTPARVWEFGAGALVGLMVAGDSSGPLRARSLALRGIGQWVGFALIAYAALTFDETTYFPGYAALVPVTGTILVIASGPFSPRWSPNGFLAARPVQYIGDISYSLYLWHWPLIILSPALLDRTLTTVDRGGILLAALLLAAATKKFVEDPGRVKLLPNSPVRSTFIAMAGAMAVCVALCGALLIATQAAQQKADRQLENIASGRCYGAGSLTAGADCPDPYGPPEVANVGPSEAPWFDTPECSPAPDPIVVKDMKLLRDCDFAAPGKATATVWLAGDSHAEQWKVAVYELARKHKWRIRESLMGGCPLVDVDRVAFMDVENRDPNNQQRCRQWANAVSDRIRQERPQYVFLSSFAAKETIDDGTGRSQLDQYRDAVNDRVKAWTGAGSNVFVLRDTPLTLRKSPAECLQMNRDTPLACANPKQEALPPDPLAEAAKSMKSAQVHVLDLSDQFCDDTRCYAAIGGSHVFFDADHASRSYIKSVTPVLEHRFNQVNPS; encoded by the coding sequence GTGGCGCATCAAGTCGCGGCTACGGCTAGGCGGGCAGGTTGGCGCACTGAACTGGCAACCACTGCGACCCGGAAGGACATCCAAGCCCTACGGGCTATTGCGGTCTCGCTGGTCGTCTTCAACCACTTGTGGGCGGGTCGGATGCCCGGCGGGTACGTGGGGGTTGACGTTTTCTTCGTGATCTCCGGTTATTTGATCACACAACACCTCGGGCGCGAGTTGAACAGCTCAGGTTCGATCCGCCTCGGGGCCTTTTACGCACGAAGGGCTAAGCGGTTGCTGCCAGCATCGCTGCTGGTTGCGACAGTCAGTCTAGTCGGTGCTTGGCTATTCCTGCCATTTTCGCGTTGGGCGGTGATAGTCCAGGAAACGTTTGCCTCGGTCCTTTATTTCGAGAACTGGGCATTGGCTGCGAAATCCATCGATTACTCCGCTCACAACGACGCCGCTTCAACAGTGCAGCATTTCTGGTCGTTATCGGTGGAAGAGCAGTTCTACCTCTTCTGGCCCTTGCTCCTGCTTGGCCTTTTTGCCCTCGCTGGAAAGCTCCAGTTGCATACCCGCCGAATCATCATTTCGGGCTTGGCGCTTGTCAGTCTTCTGGCATTGATCTTCTGCATTTACTGCACGTTCACGAACCGGAGCCAGGCGTACTTTGTCACCCCTGCAAGGGTTTGGGAGTTTGGGGCAGGAGCATTGGTTGGCCTAATGGTGGCGGGGGATTCTTCCGGACCACTCCGTGCCAGATCACTGGCCCTCCGGGGAATCGGCCAATGGGTCGGGTTCGCCCTGATTGCATATGCGGCCCTCACCTTCGATGAGACCACGTACTTCCCTGGATATGCAGCGCTTGTTCCCGTAACAGGAACCATCTTGGTCATAGCCTCCGGCCCGTTCTCTCCGCGATGGTCACCGAACGGTTTCCTTGCTGCCCGGCCGGTTCAGTACATCGGCGACATTTCCTACTCTCTATATTTGTGGCATTGGCCGTTGATCATCCTTTCCCCGGCGCTGCTGGACAGAACGCTTACCACCGTTGACCGGGGCGGAATCCTGCTGGCGGCGCTGCTTCTGGCCGCAGCCACGAAGAAGTTCGTGGAAGATCCGGGCCGAGTCAAACTCTTGCCAAATTCGCCGGTGAGGTCGACGTTCATCGCCATGGCCGGGGCGATGGCAGTTTGTGTGGCGCTGTGTGGAGCACTCCTGATAGCGACGCAGGCAGCGCAGCAGAAGGCTGACCGCCAGCTTGAAAATATCGCGAGCGGGCGTTGTTACGGAGCGGGCAGCCTGACGGCCGGTGCCGATTGCCCCGATCCCTACGGTCCGCCCGAGGTTGCAAACGTCGGACCGAGTGAAGCGCCATGGTTTGATACTCCGGAGTGCTCGCCGGCCCCGGACCCTATCGTGGTCAAAGACATGAAGCTTCTGCGGGACTGCGATTTCGCGGCGCCCGGCAAAGCTACCGCCACGGTGTGGCTTGCTGGCGACTCGCACGCGGAGCAATGGAAAGTGGCGGTCTACGAGCTGGCCAGAAAGCACAAGTGGCGGATTCGCGAGAGCCTCATGGGCGGCTGTCCTCTTGTGGACGTTGACCGTGTTGCATTTATGGACGTGGAAAACCGCGACCCCAACAACCAACAGCGTTGCCGGCAATGGGCGAATGCCGTGTCCGATCGCATTCGGCAGGAGCGGCCGCAGTATGTATTCCTCTCGTCTTTCGCTGCCAAGGAGACGATCGACGACGGTACGGGCCGGTCCCAGCTGGACCAGTACCGGGACGCTGTAAATGACCGCGTAAAGGCTTGGACTGGAGCCGGCAGTAACGTCTTTGTACTCAGGGACACTCCGCTGACTCTTCGGAAGAGCCCGGCAGAATGTTTGCAGATGAACCGGGACACTCCGTTGGCCTGTGCCAATCCAAAGCAGGAAGCGCTACCCCCTGACCCGCTGGCCGAAGCTGCCAAATCAATGAAAAGCGCCCAAGTGCACGTACTGGATCTTTCCGATCAGTTCTGCGACGACACCCGCTGCTACGCGGCGATCGGCGGAAGTCATGTCTTTTTTGACGCCGACCATGCCTCGCGCAGCTACATCAAGTCAGTGACTCCCGTGCTTGAGCACCGCTTCAACCAAGTGAATCCATCCTGA
- a CDS encoding glycosyltransferase family 39 protein has protein sequence MRREFPDLQALLGTVDAVHGAYYYLMFGWTRLFGFSEVALRLPSLVAISCAAVLLVELGRKMASTSFGILAATFLVVMPRTQYAGTDARSYALTLLGAVAATYLLVSLREHPRKAKWVGYAAIGFCTVSLSFYCILLYCAHAVTVVLDARLRGQWRSMLASSTGWIIPALWVGIAASRQQFQIAWIRDVGPAFPFEFTFLQFFADGYFVQNGQIVPTPTPGEEWSMVGLATFMWLAVPTGIVLCRRQFLVRLALPWLVLPALAVICGSLVTGGNYYLPRYLTFELPAMALLAATPVARLATVASEKPWRQIKVATGAAAVALLLISLPSYVGQRTQFGRDRGDDFRFIAESVDKLGSRGDCFVMSPASDLAYQAYPDAFAGLGDPTLGITAVQWKRIFNQRFDIQTSAERIRQYRTVILIERSGESGMADALENLGYFAAESQTGPSSTVTRFSYK, from the coding sequence GTGAGGCGCGAATTCCCAGACTTACAGGCGCTGCTGGGGACTGTGGACGCAGTCCATGGGGCCTACTACTACTTGATGTTCGGCTGGACCCGGCTGTTCGGTTTTTCAGAGGTGGCGCTCCGCCTTCCCAGCCTGGTAGCTATTAGTTGTGCTGCCGTGTTGCTTGTGGAGCTTGGTCGGAAGATGGCCAGCACGTCATTCGGCATTCTTGCCGCAACGTTCCTTGTGGTTATGCCGCGGACGCAATATGCGGGGACGGATGCCCGGTCCTATGCATTGACGCTTTTGGGTGCCGTGGCGGCGACGTACCTCTTAGTTTCGCTTCGCGAACATCCGCGAAAAGCCAAATGGGTTGGCTATGCCGCTATTGGGTTCTGCACAGTCAGTTTGTCGTTTTATTGCATACTCCTGTACTGCGCACACGCCGTGACCGTCGTACTCGACGCGAGGCTGCGAGGCCAATGGCGGTCGATGCTCGCCAGCTCCACAGGGTGGATCATTCCGGCGTTATGGGTCGGCATCGCCGCGAGCAGGCAGCAGTTCCAGATCGCGTGGATTCGAGACGTGGGTCCGGCATTTCCGTTCGAGTTCACCTTTCTGCAGTTCTTCGCCGACGGCTATTTCGTCCAAAACGGTCAGATTGTCCCTACACCCACACCGGGCGAGGAGTGGTCCATGGTGGGACTGGCAACCTTCATGTGGTTGGCCGTACCAACCGGCATTGTGCTGTGCCGGCGGCAGTTTCTTGTGCGCCTGGCACTGCCTTGGCTGGTCCTCCCCGCCCTAGCTGTGATCTGTGGCTCTCTGGTGACAGGGGGGAACTACTACCTGCCTCGGTACCTGACGTTTGAGCTCCCTGCCATGGCGCTACTGGCAGCCACGCCCGTCGCCAGACTGGCAACGGTCGCGTCGGAAAAGCCCTGGCGACAGATCAAGGTTGCCACGGGGGCTGCAGCTGTAGCGCTTCTCCTAATTTCGCTCCCGTCATACGTAGGCCAACGGACACAGTTCGGGAGAGACCGCGGGGACGATTTCCGTTTCATCGCGGAGTCGGTTGATAAGTTGGGAAGTCGCGGCGATTGCTTCGTAATGAGTCCGGCCAGTGACTTGGCGTACCAGGCCTACCCTGACGCATTTGCAGGACTCGGCGACCCCACCCTTGGAATCACGGCCGTCCAGTGGAAGAGGATATTCAACCAACGGTTCGACATACAGACTTCGGCGGAACGGATTCGGCAATATCGCACGGTAATCCTTATTGAAAGGTCCGGTGAATCCGGGATGGCTGATGCCCTCGAAAACCTGGGTTATTTTGCCGCCGAGAGCCAGACAGGACCCTCCTCCACGGTCACGAGGTTCAGCTATAAATAG
- a CDS encoding recombinase family protein, which translates to MTQRVFIYTRISQDRGAEGLGIQRQEEACREYAARNDMDVMEVFSDNATSAFSGRARPAYAAMLDRLRSREADAVLCWRMDRLHRRPIELEEYADICQGKRADKPILTYAVTAGGEIDLSTADGLLRAGIMGQVARFESATKRDRARAKAQQLASEGRWTGGRRPFGWDVVDGRLVLNPREAEALAAAHEDVLAGRSLGAIIAQWNDQGWDGQPLLTTAALPWAYAQLRQALLRPRNAGLYEFRGEILSRDQIPPIVSESVWRAVKTILEMPERRRSQSNKAAHLLSGIALCHCGEAVRSATVYGRADPVTGDKQKHTVYRCPAKGSGHVGKREEFVDLVVEMWAFRSMAQAYRAEPESSVSRAERTSITAELEALHVREQEAGGLLASGVLAASQMREFNETIQRRRSELEERMAQFGFDQAASLDPVAKLDREILTVEQRFNAWLALPIDDRRDYIRSRFHVVLHPHTEGSARVFDPDTVCVYVKPAGDSRRVLTSEDIAAMGRVSLGPGLRQWFESFRASRRGSVYDRQIKNRESFEKLLQQHPGLAQLIERRRKERRDSGANA; encoded by the coding sequence GTGACCCAACGCGTTTTCATCTACACCCGCATATCCCAGGACAGGGGAGCGGAAGGGCTTGGCATCCAGCGCCAAGAAGAGGCTTGTAGGGAGTATGCCGCTCGCAACGATATGGATGTCATGGAGGTGTTCAGTGACAACGCTACTTCGGCGTTTAGCGGCCGGGCCCGTCCGGCCTACGCAGCCATGCTTGACCGCCTACGATCCCGGGAGGCCGACGCAGTTCTGTGCTGGCGTATGGATAGGCTCCACCGTCGCCCGATTGAGCTGGAGGAGTACGCAGACATCTGCCAAGGGAAACGGGCGGATAAACCCATACTCACGTATGCCGTTACGGCCGGCGGCGAGATTGACCTCTCCACAGCTGACGGCCTGCTGCGAGCAGGCATTATGGGACAGGTGGCAAGATTCGAGTCGGCGACGAAGCGAGACCGTGCAAGAGCAAAGGCGCAGCAGCTTGCCTCAGAGGGCCGCTGGACCGGAGGGCGACGACCTTTCGGGTGGGACGTGGTGGATGGGCGGCTTGTGCTTAATCCGCGAGAGGCCGAAGCCCTTGCGGCGGCGCATGAAGATGTCCTAGCGGGGCGCTCGCTGGGGGCAATCATCGCTCAGTGGAACGACCAAGGGTGGGATGGTCAGCCGCTGCTCACGACAGCGGCCCTGCCTTGGGCGTATGCACAGTTGCGTCAAGCGCTGCTTCGTCCACGCAACGCCGGGCTCTATGAGTTCCGTGGCGAGATTCTGAGTCGTGACCAGATACCGCCCATAGTCTCCGAGTCTGTGTGGCGCGCTGTTAAAACCATTCTTGAGATGCCTGAGCGTCGGCGCTCGCAGTCAAACAAGGCTGCCCACCTCCTATCCGGCATAGCCCTCTGCCACTGTGGGGAGGCGGTTCGTTCAGCCACGGTGTACGGCAGAGCCGATCCGGTAACGGGTGATAAGCAAAAACACACTGTGTACCGCTGTCCTGCCAAGGGTTCAGGACATGTCGGTAAGCGGGAAGAGTTCGTGGATTTGGTGGTGGAGATGTGGGCGTTCCGTTCTATGGCTCAGGCCTACAGGGCAGAGCCGGAGAGTTCTGTATCCCGCGCGGAGAGGACGTCCATCACTGCCGAGCTTGAGGCCCTGCACGTTCGAGAGCAGGAAGCAGGAGGCTTGCTTGCGTCAGGAGTTCTTGCTGCCAGCCAGATGCGGGAGTTCAACGAAACAATTCAGCGTCGTAGGTCCGAGTTAGAGGAAAGGATGGCTCAGTTCGGCTTCGATCAGGCGGCAAGCTTGGACCCCGTGGCAAAGCTTGACCGAGAAATACTTACTGTTGAGCAGCGGTTCAATGCCTGGCTGGCGCTTCCCATCGATGATCGCCGCGATTACATCCGTTCGCGTTTTCACGTAGTGCTGCACCCTCATACTGAGGGGTCTGCCCGGGTCTTTGACCCCGATACGGTCTGTGTCTACGTCAAACCAGCTGGCGATTCCCGTCGTGTCCTTACGAGTGAGGACATTGCCGCGATGGGGCGGGTATCACTGGGGCCAGGTTTACGGCAGTGGTTCGAGTCGTTTCGTGCCAGCCGTAGGGGAAGCGTCTACGACCGTCAGATCAAGAACCGTGAGAGCTTTGAAAAGTTACTCCAACAGCACCCCGGACTGGCTCAGCTCATCGAGCGCAGGCGCAAAGAACGCAGGGATTCGGGGGCAAATGCATAA
- a CDS encoding general stress protein: MSNIFGAPKAGNPNGADDARMVPVGDTVGSYTSYLDAQKAVDYLADQQFPVQMVSIVGNELKMVERVTGRLSYPRVALSGALSGMWFGLFVGVMLSFFAPSPGYFSILASVLMGAAFFMLFGIVTYAMQRGKRDFTSTSQVVATSYDVVVSVEAAHEARRLLQQLPMTRSDAAAAPYSAQGYQGQQHGQPGQAQQPGQAPARPAGWNDPYGQQGAGDPASGTPGQGSSAGEQGGHTESAPQPTQAPVAAVRYPDLPDGRPQYGVRVTDQPGAGRGAPTQDQAHGPAETEDRNTPKE; encoded by the coding sequence ATGTCAAACATTTTTGGTGCTCCCAAGGCCGGCAACCCTAACGGGGCCGACGACGCCCGCATGGTTCCGGTCGGTGACACCGTCGGCTCGTACACCTCCTACCTGGATGCCCAGAAGGCGGTGGACTACCTCGCTGACCAGCAGTTCCCGGTCCAGATGGTTTCCATCGTGGGCAACGAACTCAAAATGGTGGAGCGGGTAACCGGCCGCCTCAGCTATCCCCGGGTGGCCCTCTCCGGCGCGCTCAGCGGTATGTGGTTCGGCTTGTTTGTCGGCGTGATGCTGTCCTTCTTTGCGCCCTCCCCGGGCTACTTCTCCATCCTGGCTTCGGTGCTGATGGGTGCTGCCTTCTTTATGCTGTTCGGCATCGTCACTTATGCCATGCAGCGCGGAAAGCGGGACTTCACCTCAACCAGCCAGGTTGTGGCCACCAGCTACGACGTCGTGGTGTCCGTTGAAGCCGCGCACGAGGCCCGCCGGCTCCTCCAGCAGCTGCCCATGACCCGCTCGGATGCGGCCGCTGCTCCCTACAGCGCGCAGGGGTATCAGGGCCAGCAGCACGGCCAGCCGGGTCAGGCGCAGCAGCCGGGTCAGGCACCCGCCCGTCCCGCGGGCTGGAACGACCCCTATGGCCAGCAGGGCGCCGGCGATCCGGCTTCTGGCACTCCGGGACAGGGCAGTAGTGCAGGAGAGCAGGGTGGCCACACAGAGAGTGCGCCCCAGCCCACCCAGGCGCCCGTCGCAGCGGTCCGCTACCCCGACCTTCCGGACGGCCGGCCCCAGTACGGGGTCCGCGTGACGGACCAGCCCGGGGCCGGCCGCGGAGCGCCGACCCAGGACCAAGCACACGGGCCCGCGGAAACCGAAGACAGGAACACTCCTAAGGAGTAG